In Bacillus sp. DX3.1, the following proteins share a genomic window:
- a CDS encoding coproporphyrinogen III oxidase — translation MLLISIKTLQDDRFLRPLQNISGLFFEESTIGFEKEDANLIVDIHVEGNVTASARLTDVATGNVYEETFSKDLSFFTEEKERMKQVKHVVSYVYLSVLQQLTGLEQSWGILTGVRPTKLLHKMLQNGMTKEEAHKELRESYLIHEEKIELLQRIVDCQLAVVPDLYRLKEEVSIYIGIPFCPTKCAYCTFPAYAINGRQGSVDSFLGGLHYEVREIGKFLKEKGVKVTTIYYGGGTPTSITAEEMDMLYEEMYQSFPDVKEVREVTVEAGRPDTITPAKLEVLNKWNIDRISINPQSYHQETLKAIGRHHTVEETIEKYHLAREMGMNNINMDLIIGLPGEGLDIFKHTLDETEKLMPESLTVHTLSFKRASEMTQNKRKYKVAGREEITAMMHEAEEWTKNHNYVPYYLYRQKNILGNLENVGYAMPSQESIYNIVIMEEVQSIIGLGCGASSKFVHPQTGAITHFANPKDPKSYNDGYIKYTEDKLEILKELFS, via the coding sequence TTGTTGTTAATTTCAATTAAAACGTTACAAGATGATCGTTTTTTACGCCCGCTGCAAAATATTAGCGGCTTATTTTTTGAAGAAAGTACGATAGGATTTGAAAAAGAAGACGCAAATCTTATTGTTGATATACATGTAGAGGGAAATGTAACAGCGTCTGCTCGTTTAACAGATGTTGCAACTGGAAATGTATATGAAGAAACGTTTTCGAAAGATTTATCTTTCTTTACAGAAGAAAAAGAACGTATGAAACAAGTAAAGCACGTTGTTTCTTATGTGTACCTATCTGTTCTGCAGCAGCTAACAGGACTTGAGCAAAGTTGGGGGATTTTAACAGGAGTACGCCCAACAAAACTTCTTCACAAAATGCTGCAAAATGGTATGACAAAAGAAGAAGCGCATAAAGAGCTTCGTGAAAGTTATTTAATTCATGAAGAAAAAATTGAACTTCTGCAGCGTATTGTAGACTGTCAATTAGCGGTTGTTCCAGATTTATATCGTTTGAAAGAAGAAGTGAGTATTTATATAGGTATTCCGTTTTGTCCGACAAAGTGTGCGTATTGTACATTCCCGGCTTATGCGATTAATGGACGCCAAGGATCTGTTGATTCTTTCTTAGGCGGTTTGCACTATGAAGTTCGTGAAATAGGTAAGTTTTTAAAGGAAAAAGGGGTAAAAGTTACAACGATTTATTACGGCGGCGGTACCCCGACAAGTATTACAGCAGAAGAGATGGATATGCTGTATGAAGAAATGTATCAATCGTTCCCTGATGTGAAAGAGGTGCGTGAAGTAACAGTTGAGGCGGGTCGTCCGGATACAATCACACCAGCAAAACTGGAAGTGTTAAACAAATGGAATATTGACCGCATCAGTATTAATCCGCAGTCCTATCATCAAGAAACATTAAAAGCAATCGGACGTCATCATACGGTGGAAGAAACGATTGAGAAATACCATCTTGCTCGTGAAATGGGCATGAACAATATTAATATGGACTTAATTATTGGTCTTCCTGGTGAAGGTCTAGACATCTTTAAACATACGTTAGATGAAACAGAAAAGTTAATGCCGGAATCGTTAACAGTTCATACGCTATCATTCAAACGTGCTTCTGAAATGACGCAGAATAAGCGTAAATATAAAGTGGCAGGCCGCGAAGAAATTACAGCGATGATGCATGAAGCGGAAGAGTGGACGAAGAATCATAATTACGTGCCATATTACCTATATCGCCAAAAGAACATTTTAGGTAACTTAGAAAACGTTGGCTACGCGATGCCATCGCAAGAAAGTATTTATAATATCGTAATTATGGAAGAAGTACAATCCATCATCGGTCTTGGCTGCGGTGCATCTAGTAAATTTGTTCATCCGCAAACAGGTGCGATTACACACTTCGCAAACCCGAAAGATCCGAAATCATATAATGATGGTTATATTAAATATACAGAAGATAAGCTCGAGATTTTAAAAGAGTTATTCTCCTAA